DNA sequence from the Myxococcaceae bacterium JPH2 genome:
CTGGCGTTTTCGTTCGGCGGCATGTCGTCTCTCGAGTGTCCCCAACCGAAGCGCGGCGATCAACCTCACGCCGCCGAGGGTGTCGGCCCCACGCCGGAAGGCACCGCGCTCGGCGGGCTCCGGCGGGACAGCAGCACCGCACCGAACGTGAACATGCACAGGGAGATGAACTGGCTGGTGGAGATGTTGTACCAGGCCTCCAGGGGCACCGCGTCCGCCAGCCCGCCCAGGTCCAGGGACGCCAGCAGGCCGTGCAGCGTGCCGCGCTCCACGTCGCCTCGGAACAGCTCCACCGTGCTGCGCAGGACCGCGTAGGCCATGAGCCACTGGGCGAAGACCTGCCCGTGGAACCGGCGGAAGCGCCGCGCGTAGAGCAAGGTGATGAACAGCACGAGCTGCCCCACCGACTCGAAGAGCTGCGTGGGGTACACCGGCAGCGTCGTGCCGTGGCTCGCCACCCAGTCCGAGATGCGCACCGCGTCCGGAGTGGCGTGGTGGAGCACCTCTCCCGTGGACTCCACGACATAGCGCGCGTCCGCCGCCTGCGAGCTGTACGCCAGGCTGGTGATTCCGGCCACCCGACCGAACAGGTCCTGCGCGAGCCCCGAGCCCGGGAAGTGCACCACCCAATGCGCGTGGCTGCCCGCCACGTCGCCCCAGCAGCAGCCCGCGGAGAAGCAGCCCAGCCGCCCCAGGCACTGCCCCAGGGACACCGTGGGGATGCACACATCCGCCAGGCGCAGGAAGTCCAGCTGGTGCCTGCGCGCGAAGACGAACGCCGCGAGCCCCGCGCCCATCAGGCCGCCGTAGAACACGAGCCCGCCGCCCAGCGAGAACACCTGCGTCCAGTCGCGGGCGTAGTCCTGCCAGTTGACCAGCACGAACAGGGCACGGCTGCCCAGGAGTCCGCCCACGAGCACCCAGAACGCCATGTCGAGGACCAGCTCGCGCTTCTTCGGGCCCTCGGTATCCACCCAGCCCTTGCCCTCGATGAAGGACACCTTGCGCCACTCGTCCTGCGCCAGCCGCGACGCCACGGTCACCGCCGTGATGAAGCCCGTGGCGAGCAGCACGCCATACGTGTGGATGGGGATGCCCTCGCCGCGACCATCCGGGAACGCCTCGGCCGGCAGCGCGTACTTGAGGCCGAAGTACGCCAGCATTCCGCCCAGGGCCGCATAGGACGCGGCGCGCACCAGGCGGTCCGTGGTCGTGGGCGGGCGCGGGCCCTTCTTCCCCTCCGGAGTGCCCTGCGCGCCGCGCCAGCCGTTGTAGGCAATGGACGCCAGCGTGGCCACGGCCACGGCGTACAGCAGCACCTGCGTCCACAGCGTGGTGAAGGTGAGGCGGAGGAGGACCGGGAGCATGGAGACCTGCCGGAGCGGAGGCGGGGACTCGCGAAGGCTAGCGCCTTCACGCGAAGAAGGGGCGCGGACGGAGGGACGAGGTGCCGGCTGTCCACCCGCGGGCCGAGCGCGAGAGCGTCAGGCCTTGGAGGGCGTTCCCTCGGTGGCCCGGGGCTTCTCCTTGCGCACGATGGCATCCACCAGGAGCATCCCCACGCCCACGCAGATGGCCGAGTCCGCGATGTTGAACGAGGGCCACGCGGCCTTGTCGAACCAGTGCGCTTCCAGGAAGTCGATGACGAAGCCGCGCGCGAGCCGGTCGATGTAGTTGCCCAGCGCGCCGCCCAGCACCAGCGGCAGTCCCCACAGCGCCCAGCGCTCCGTCGGATCCGTTCCGGACAGCTTCCGGAAGTAGAAGACGATGAGGCCCACCGCGCCCAGGATGACGACGTGGAAGAGCGGCCCTCGCGTCTCGCGCGGCAGGCTGCGGAACAGGCCCCACGCCGCGCCGGGGTTCTCCGCGTAACGGATGCGGAAGAAGTTCTCGGAGACCTCGATGTGGCGACTCGGCTGGAAGTGCAAGCCGTTGAAGCCCTGCGGGGGCGGCTCACTGTAGAGGGCCGAGAGGCGCTGACCCAGCGAGTCCAGGCCATCGAAGCGCGTGGTCAGGTCCTGCACGACCAGGTACTTCGTCCACTGGTCGAGCGCGATGACGCCCAGGGTGACGGCGAGAAGGAGGATGTATTTGCGCGGCACGGGGTGCGTTTATAGCACCCCGCCCCACCCGTCACGGGTTGGGGCTTTCCGTCAGCGGCGCGGCGGGAGCGGGCTCGGGGCGGCTCGCCTTGGGCGACTCCAGGAGCAGCAGCGCCACGCCCACGCAGATGGCGGCGTCCGCCACGTTGAAGGTGGGCCAGCGCATCCCCGGCTGGTTGCGCCAATGCCAGTCAATGAAGTCGATGACATAGCCGCGCATCAACCGGTCGATGAAGTTCCCCAGCGCGCCGCCCATCACCAGCGCCAGCGCCGTGCGGGCCAGCCACTGCTTGGGCGTGGTCCGGCGGTACATCACGAAGATGAACGCCAGCGCCGCCAGGCTCACCACGGGGAAGAAGGCCTTGCGCACCGCATCCGGCAGGCCACCGAACATTCCCCAGGCCGCTCCCGGGTTCTCCACGTAACGGAAGTGCCAGTAGTCCTCGATGAGGCGGTACGCCTGGGTCACCCGGCGCCGGCCACCGTCCTGGGGCGGGTCGTTGTCCAGGTTCTGCTCGGTGACGAAGGCGGAGACTCGCGCCAGCCCGCTGTGCCCCTCCAGGGCATCCGTCAGCCGGGAGACGGCCAGATACTTGGTTCCCTGGTCAGCGACGACCACGGCCAGGACCACCAGAATGAGGGTGCGAAGGGAGGCTTTCATGGCGATGGCCCGACCTCTAACCCGTGCCCGGAGGGCTGACAACCCATCCATCCGGCGAGGCTCGTTCTCCCACCGAACAAGCGTTTGGGGCATGGTGCGCCCATGCCGCCTGTTGAGCCGGACGTGAAAGCTCCTGTCTCCGACACCTCCCCACAAACGCTCCCCGCCGCGCCCCCCGCGAAGCCCTCCCTCATGGAGCGCTTCAAGGCCTTGATGGTCGACTACGGCCCGCTGGCCGTGGTGGTGAACTTCGCCATCCTGGGGGTGGTGATGGCCGGCTTCTACGTCGCCTTCCGCTTCGGCTTCCAAGCGGAGAGCTCGGGGGCGAAGGCCGGGACGCTGGCGGCGGCCTATGCGGCGGCGCAGGTGGTGAAGCCGATCCGGCTCGCGGCCGTGTTCGTGCTCACCCCGCTCATCGCGCGCATTCCGCCGGTCGCGCGCTTCCTGGCGCGCAACCGGCACAAGTGGAACTTCTGAAGCTCCCCTTCGCGGCTCGCGGGGAGGGAAGACCTCCAACCCCGCGAGCCCCATCCCGTGACTAGAAGTTCGGAACGCTGAACGTCTTCACGACGCCCATGTGCTGCATGTTGGTGGCGCCGCTGTCGCCCGACTGAACCGGAGCAATCTCCGACAGCGGCGAGTACACGCGGCTGTCGAGCACCAGGCCATTCTTGTAGACGCTGTTCCCGATGACCGTGTCGGTCTTGTACTGGTTCAGGTCCGCGTCCACGAGCACGTGGTCATACGGCTTGCTGCGGCCGAAGTTGGTGCCGCCGTTGTTGTTCTGATCCACGGGGTACGGGCTCGCGGTGACGAGGATGGGCGAGAACGATCCGAACAGCGGCTCGGAGCGATTGTCCGAGTTGAAGTCGCCGCCGACCGTGAGGTAGTCGCCGTCGGGCACGTTGGCCTTGATGAACGTGGTGAGGTTCTTGGCCTCGGTGTTGCGGACGGTCGCGTTCGCCGTGAGCAGGTGCACGCTCACCGCCCAGAGGTCGCGCGGTCCCGGCAGGTCGATGCGCGCCCAAGCGAAGCTCCGGTTGGAGACCTGGGTGTCGACCCAGTTGCCCGAGGCGATGATGGGCCAGCGGCTGATGATGCCGTTGGGGATCTGCGCGCCGCTCTCGCGGAAGTACGAGAAGGACGGGCCGAACGTGGTGTCCACCATCTGGCGAATCGCCGTGGCCGAGTTGTTTCCGTAGTTGAACTCCTGGATGAGGACGACGTCCGGCTTCACGCCCTGCATCAAGCGCATGCCGTGGCCCGGGTCGTAGGACTGGTAGTTCCCGCTCGAGGTGTTCGACGCCATGATGCGGACCTGCGTGTAGGTGGGGACGGTGCCCGCGTCGGAGCCCGTGCCCGCGTCGGTGCTGGTGCCCGCATCGGTGCTGGTGCCTGCGTCCGTCGCCGAACCCGCGTCCGTGCCGGTGCCCGCGTCGAAGTCAGTACCCGCGTCGGTGCCGGTGCCCGCGTCGAAGTCAGTACCCGCGTCCGTCACCGTGCCGGCGTCGAAGTCAGTGCCCGCATCCGTCGTCGTGCCAGCATCCGTCGTCGTGCCAGCGTCCGTGGACGTACCCGCGTCCGTCGTCGTGCCAGCGTCCGTCGTCGTGCCAGCGTCCGTCGTCGTGCCAGCGTCCGTGGACGTGCCCGCGTCCGTCGTCGTGCCAGCATCCGTGGACGTACCCGCGTCCGTCGTCGTGCCAGCGTCCGTGGACGTACCCGCGTCCGTCGTCGTGCCAGCGTCCGTCGTCGTGCCGGCATCCGTGGACGTACCCGCGTCCGTCGTCGTGCCAGCGTCCGTCGTCACGCCTGCATCAATCGTCGTTCCGGCATCGACCTCCGTGCCCGCGTCGACGGTCGTTCCGGCATCGACCTCCGTGCCCGCGTCGACTCCGGTGCCACCGTCCGTGCCCGCCTTGATCCGCTCGCACTCCTCGACGGGCAGGCAGTATCCGTCCTGCGTCGCCTCGTCGCTGCCGCCGCAGCACGCCGTTCCCGGCTGCTGGCACGGCTTCGCGGAGTCACAGATGGCCGCGCAGAACGCGCTGCCAAAGACCTCGATGGGACGGCAGGACCAGTTCGGTCCGCAGACGCCAGCGTCCTGCAGCTCCGGATCACACTCGGCCCAGTCACCCGCATCCAGGCCCGCATCCACTCCGCCATCCGTTCCAGCATCCCGCACCCCAGCGTCGGGGATGTACGGGGGGACGGGGATGCGAACAGGAGGCTGCGAATCAGGGCCACATGCGATCGCGATCGCGATCAGCGCGACGACTCCACCCAAGAGAGCTGATGACTTCTTCAACATGCGCGTGAACCTGAATCCTTGCTCCCGAGGGGGGTAGGAGAGCGGTCTGTTGGCTAGGACACAGCACCAACCGGGCTATTATAGAAGATTTCAGTGCAGCGGTCGTCTGGCCCAGTGCTTTCCAGGCGGATTGGAATCTCGGAAAGCCAGGGACAGTGCGAATAAAATCCGGGTAAAAGCCCACGAGCCCGCAAGCGGCGCCCCGCCGAGCCCGGCGATGCAACCTCAGGAGTCAGCGATCATGAGCGAAGCGGGCGAGGCGAAACGAGCGATCAGCGTGCGGTTCCATGGCGCGTTGAACGACTTCCTGCCGGCGGAGCGGCGCGACGTCACCTTCACCCATGTGTTGCAAGGCAGTCCCTCGGCCAAGGACCTCATCGAGTCGCTGGGGCCGCCGCACCCGGAGGTCGACGTCATCCTGGTGAACGGCGTGGCGGTGGACTTCTCGCACCGCATGGCGGCCGGGATGCACGTCATCGCGGCGCCCGCGTCCTATCCGCTGGAGGTACCCGAGCCCGCGCTTCGAGTCGGTCCTCCGCTGCCGGACATGCCGCGCTTCGTGCTCGACGTGGGCTTGGGGCGACTGGCGGGCTTCCTGCGGATGCTCGGCTTCGACACCCTGTGGCGCAACGACTTCGAGGACGACGAACTCGCGCGCATCTCGCATGACGAGTCGCGCGTCGTGCTCACGCGAGACCTGGGCGTGCTCAAGCGCTCGGAGGTGGTGCTGGGTTACTTCCCGCGCGCGACGGAGCCCTCCGAGCAGCTCGTGGAGGTGGTGCGGCGCTTCGCGCTGACCTCGCGCATGCGCCCCTTCTCCCGCTGCATTCCCTGCAATGGCCCGTTGAACTCCGCCGAGCCCCACGCGGTGAAGGACCAGGTCCCCGAAGGCGTGGCCGAGCGACACACGCGCTTCCAGCAGTGCCCCGACTGCCGCCGCGTGTTCTGGCCCGGCACGCATCACCAACGCATGGAAGCGATCGTGGAGGCCCTGCGCGCGCGGGAGCAGACCGAGCCCCCGCGCAACGCACCCGAGGCTACGCGCGAGCCGGAGCCACCGGGCCCAGCGCGTCCTGGCACTTGAGGCACACCTCGCCCGCGGTCCCCACTGCTTCCGAATAGGTCCAGCAGCGCGGGCACTTGCGCCCGTGCGCCGGCAACACACGCGCCGTCACCCGCGCCCCCTCACCCAAGGCCTGCGTCAGCTCCAGCGCGGTGGCGCCTTCGGCTGGCGCATCCTCCAGCTCGACCTGGCTGGTGATGAAGAGGCTCGGCAGCTCCGCGAGGCTCGCCTGAAGCAGCGCGCGCGCGGAGCCCTCCGCGGTGAGCACCACCCGGGCCTCCAGCGACGCGCCGATGCGCTTGTCGCGACGCGCGGCCTCGAGGACGCCCTGCACCGCCGAGCGCACCGCGAGCAGCTTCCCGTACCGCTCCGCCAGCGCCGCATCCAGGCTCGCCTCCGCGACCGGGAAGTCCGCGAGGAACACGCTCGGCGCAGTCCGTCCGGGCAGCACCTGCCACGCCTCTTCCGCCGTGAAGCTCATCACCGGCGCGAGCAGCCGCAGCAGCACCGAGGCCACCTCGTGCAGCACCGTCTGCGCACCTCGCCGAGCCGGCCCGTCCGTGCGCGACGTGTAGAGGCGATCCTTGAGGATGTCGAAGTACACCGCGGACAGGTCGCCCGCGCAGAAGTCCACCACGGTGGCGTAGACAAGGTGGAACTCGTAGTCCTCGTAGGCCTTGCGCACGCGCGCCACCACCTCGGCGAGCCGGCCTCGCGCCCACTGGTCCAGCGGAGACAGCGCCGAGGCCGCCACCGCGTCCCGCGCCGGGTCGAAGTCGTAGAGGTTGCTCAGCGCGTAGCGAACCGTGTTTCGAATCTTCCGGTAGCCCTCGGACAGGCCCTTGAGGATCTGCTCGGACAGGCGCACGTCGTTGCGGTAGTCGCTCGCCGCCACCCACAGCCGCAGCACCTCGGCGCCGTGCTGCTGGATGATCTTCTCCGGCGCGACGGTGTTGCCCAGGCTCTTGGACATCTTCTCGCCCTTGCCGTCCACCACGAAGCCGTGGGTGAGGCAGGCCTTGTAGGGCGCCACGTCGCGCGTGCCCACCGACACCAGCAGGGACGAGTGGAACCAGCCGCGATGCTGATCACTCCCCTCCAGGAACAGGTCGGCGGGGATGCGCTGCCGGCGCTCCAGCACCGCGGAGAACATGCAGGCCGAGTCGAACCACACGTCGAGGATGTCCGTCTCGCGGCGGAACTCGCCCTTGCCGCAGCTCGGGCAGCGGAAGTCCGCGCCCAGGAAGTCCTTCACTGGCGTGCGGTACCACACGCCCGCGCCTTCCTTCTCCACCGCGTCCGCCACGGCATGCATCAACTCGGGGGACACCACGGCCGCCTCGCAGCCCTCGCAGTACGCGATGGGGATGGGCACGCCCCAGCTCCGCTGTCGGCTGATGCACCAGTCCGGCCGGCCTTCGAGCATGCCGCGGATCCGGCTGTGTCCCCACGCGGGCACCCAGCGCACGCGGTCCACCGCGTCGAGCACCCCCTGCCGATACGTCGTGTCCCCCTGGAGCGGGCGGTCCAGCGGGATGAACCACTGGTACGTCGCGCTCAGGATGACCGGGTTGTGGCAGCGCCAGCAATGCGGGTAGCTGTGCTTGACGGTGTCTTGCTTGTCATTGAGCAGCGCGCCCTTCTCCACCAGCAGGTCGATGACGAGCGGGTTGGCCTCGAAGACGCGCTTGCCCGCGAGCGGCTCGCCCACGCTGTCGTCGTAGCGGCCATCCGGGCGCACGGGGTTGTAGATGTCCAACCCGTACCGGAGGCCCACCTCGTAGTCCTCCTGGCCATGGCCCGGAGCGGTGTGCACCAGGCCCGTGCCGGCCTCCAGCGTGACGTGCTCGCCCAGCACCACGCGCCCGCGCCGCTCGAGGAACGGGTGCTGATACGTCACGTGCTCCAGCTCCTCGCCGCGCGCGTACGCGAGGATGCGCGAGGGGTCCACCAGCGCCGCCGCGGACACGTCACCGCCCGGCAGGGGCACGGTCTTCACCGCCAGCTCGTCCGCCTTCACCTCGGCGAGCACGCGCGGCAGCAGGTCCTTGGCCACGCACAGCACCCGCTCACCGAGCTGGTAGAAGACGTACTCGAACGAGGGGTTCACCGCGATGGCCAGGTTGGCCGGCAGCGTCCACGGCGTGGTCGTCCAGATGACGAACGACACCTCGCGCCCCTCCAGCGAGGGCACGCGATCCGCCAGCGAAGGATCCGCGCGGAAGGCCACGTAGACAGACGGGGACGTGTGCTCGGCGTACTCGACCTCCGCCTCGGCGAGCGCCGTCTGGTCCGTCAGGCACCAGTACACCGGCTTCTTGCGGCGGTAGAGCATCCCGCGTCGCGCGAACGTGGCCAGCTCGCGGATCTCCTGGGCCTCGTAGGAGAAATCGAGCGTCTTGTAGGGCGCGTTCCAGCTCCCGAAGACGCCCAGCCGCTGGAACTCCGCCTTCTGGATCTCCACGAACTCCAGCGCGTATGCCCGGCAGTGCTCCAGGAAGGCGTCCTTCGACAGCGTGCGCTTGTCGATCTTCTTCTCCTTCAGCCGCTTCTCCACCGCCTGCTCGATGGGCAGACCGTGCGTGTCCCAGCCGGGGATGAAGTCGCAGTGGCGCCCCGTCATGTTGCGGAACTTCACCACGATGTCCTTGAGGACCTTGTTGAGCGCGTGGCCCGCGTGCAGGTGGCCGTTCGCGTACGGCGGACCATCGGGGAGGACGAAGGGCTCGGCGCCGGTGTTCTTCTGGAGGATGCGACCCCAGACATCCTGCTCGGCCCACCACCCCAGCATGCGAGGTTCGAGCTGCGCGAGGTTCCCCTTCATGGGGAAGTCGGTGCGAGGCAGGTTGACGGAGTCCTTGTAGTCCTTCTCCTCGGGCGCGTCGCTCATGGGGGGGCCCGTAACATGGGTGCTCCGCGCCTTCAATCCGAGCCAGACCCGACCTATGCTCGCCCGCCCGGAACGCGCGTCACGCGTCCGAGAACCTCCCCACCCCGAGGCCCCATCCATGAGGCGTTTCGCTCTGCTGTTCACCTGTCTCGTCGCGACCCTGCTCCTCGGCAGCCCGGCCCAGGCGGAGCGCCCGCCGTTCGGCGCGGAGCCGCAGGGCATCTCGCAGCAGGAGGAGGACCATGACGACCACGGCGGACACCGCGCGCCGGGCGGCGGGAAGATCACCACCGAGGACGGCCACACCATCAACACGCCGGACGCGCCCGCGTGCGTGAAGAAGTGCGAGTCGGTCACCACCTCGTGCATGGGCAGTTGCAAGCCAGGCAACCAGAAGTGCTACTCGCTCTGCGGCGCCAAGGTGGATAAGTGCATGAAGGCCTGCGAGAAGAAGCACCGCTAGGCCCACGGCCTCACCGAGGCTTCATCCCCTTCGTGTCGAGCTGATACTTCTTCACCAGCCGCTCGATGGACTTGCGATGCAGGCCACTCTCCCGCGCCGCGCGGGAGAGGTTGCCCTCGCAGCGTGACAGCACGGACGTGACGTACTCACGCTCGAAGTTCTCCAGCAGGTGCTCCTTCGCGTCCTTGAAGGACAGGTGCTCGTTGAAGGGCAGCGGCCCCTCGCGCGCCTGTCCTCGGACTCGCGGCGGCAGGTGCGTGGCGAGCACCTCCTCGCCCTCGGAGAAGGTCAGCACGTGTGACAACACGTTGGTCAGCTCGCGGATGTTGCCCGGCCACGAGTAGGCCATCAGCAACCCCAGCGCCTCGGCCGAGAACCGCTTGCGCCCGTGCTTGTCCACCACCTCCGGCTCCTCCAGCGCCCGCTTGAGGATGAGGGAGATGTCATCCCGCCGCTGCCGCAAAGGCGGGAGCTGGATGTTGATGACCGACAGACGGAAGTAGAGGTCCTCGCGGAAGTTGCCCGCGGCGATCTCCTTCACCAGGTCGCGGTTGGTGGCGGCGATGACGCGGCAGTCCACCTGGATGACATCGTTGCCGCCCACGCGCCGCACCTCGCGGTTCTCCAGCGCGCGCAGCAACTTCGGTTGCAGATCCAGGCGCAGCTCGCCCAGCTCGTCCAGGAAGATGGTGCCGCCCTGCGCTCGCTCGAAGGCACCGGGCCGGCTGGACACCGCGCCCGTGAACGAGCCCTTCTCGTGGCCGAACAGCTCGCTCTCGATGAGGTTGGGCGGGATGGCGCCGCAGTCCAGCACCACCATGGACTCCTTCTTGCGCCCGGACAGCTCGTGGATGGCGCGCGCCACCAGCTCCTTCCCCGTGCCCGTCTCGCCCTGGATGATGACCGGGACATCCATGGGGGCAATCTTGCGGATGAGCCCGAAGACGCTCCGCATCTTCGCGCTCTGCCCCACCATGCCGCACAGCTCGCCATCGCGATCCGGCTCGACCGCCACCTCTTCGTCCAGGGGCGCGAAGGTGATGATCGACGAGCCCGCGCGAATCTGCGAACCCGCGGACAGATACGCCCGCTCGATGCGCCGGCCGTCCAGGAAGGTGCCGTTGGTGGAGTGCAGGTCCACCAGCAGGTAGCCACGCTCGGTGTGCTGCACCTCGAAGTGGTGGCGGCTGGCGGTGCGGTCCTCCACGAGCACCAGGTCATTGCCCGGATGGGCGCCGCAGCGCAGGCGCTCCTTGTCACTCACCCGGGAGCGGCCCGCATCCGGCCCGGAGGTCACCACCAGGCGACACTTGTGGAGCTTGACCATGGCCCGGGGGTCCACGATGAGCGTCTCACCGAGCGAGGGAGCATGCGCGAGCTCCTCGTCGACATCGCCGGGGCTGGTGTGGATGTCGTCGGGATGCGGGTCGAGGGGGCTCATCTGCGTCCGAGGATAGCAAAGCGCGCCCACGCGCCATGCGCTCCCGATAGCCCGTGCTAGGCTCCCGCGCCCCGCATGTCCCCCCGCAAAACCCAGCCGAAGCAGGCGCCCCCGTCTCCCGGCGCGCCGGCGCCCGTGCGTGCCTCCGCGCAGCGCCCGCGTCGCGTCCGCTCGAAGAAGACGGTCGCCATCCTCTCCCGCAAGCGCTCGCTGTACTCCACGCGACGGCTGGTGGAGGCCATCAAGGAGCGCGGCCACCGCGCGCTCGTGTTCGATACGCTGCGCTGTTGTCTCCTGCTCGCTCAGGGCCAGCCGCGCATGACGTACCGAGGCGCGGAGGTGCAAGGCGTGGACGTGGTCATTCCGCGCATCGGCGCATCCATCACGCCCTATGGCCTCGCGGTGGTGAACCACTTCGAGATGATGGACGTGCCGGTGCTCAACCCCGCCACCGCC
Encoded proteins:
- the lspA gene encoding signal peptidase II, translated to MKASLRTLILVVLAVVVADQGTKYLAVSRLTDALEGHSGLARVSAFVTEQNLDNDPPQDGGRRRVTQAYRLIEDYWHFRYVENPGAAWGMFGGLPDAVRKAFFPVVSLAALAFIFVMYRRTTPKQWLARTALALVMGGALGNFIDRLMRGYVIDFIDWHWRNQPGMRWPTFNVADAAICVGVALLLLESPKASRPEPAPAAPLTESPNP
- the lspA gene encoding signal peptidase II is translated as MPRKYILLLAVTLGVIALDQWTKYLVVQDLTTRFDGLDSLGQRLSALYSEPPPQGFNGLHFQPSRHIEVSENFFRIRYAENPGAAWGLFRSLPRETRGPLFHVVILGAVGLIVFYFRKLSGTDPTERWALWGLPLVLGGALGNYIDRLARGFVIDFLEAHWFDKAAWPSFNIADSAICVGVGMLLVDAIVRKEKPRATEGTPSKA
- a CDS encoding twitching motility protein PilT, which translates into the protein MSEAGEAKRAISVRFHGALNDFLPAERRDVTFTHVLQGSPSAKDLIESLGPPHPEVDVILVNGVAVDFSHRMAAGMHVIAAPASYPLEVPEPALRVGPPLPDMPRFVLDVGLGRLAGFLRMLGFDTLWRNDFEDDELARISHDESRVVLTRDLGVLKRSEVVLGYFPRATEPSEQLVEVVRRFALTSRMRPFSRCIPCNGPLNSAEPHAVKDQVPEGVAERHTRFQQCPDCRRVFWPGTHHQRMEAIVEALRAREQTEPPRNAPEATREPEPPGPARPGT
- a CDS encoding prolipoprotein diacylglyceryl transferase — its product is MLPVLLRLTFTTLWTQVLLYAVAVATLASIAYNGWRGAQGTPEGKKGPRPPTTTDRLVRAASYAALGGMLAYFGLKYALPAEAFPDGRGEGIPIHTYGVLLATGFITAVTVASRLAQDEWRKVSFIEGKGWVDTEGPKKRELVLDMAFWVLVGGLLGSRALFVLVNWQDYARDWTQVFSLGGGLVFYGGLMGAGLAAFVFARRHQLDFLRLADVCIPTVSLGQCLGRLGCFSAGCCWGDVAGSHAHWVVHFPGSGLAQDLFGRVAGITSLAYSSQAADARYVVESTGEVLHHATPDAVRISDWVASHGTTLPVYPTQLFESVGQLVLFITLLYARRFRRFHGQVFAQWLMAYAVLRSTVELFRGDVERGTLHGLLASLDLGGLADAVPLEAWYNISTSQFISLCMFTFGAVLLSRRSPPSAVPSGVGPTPSAA
- a CDS encoding sigma 54-dependent Fis family transcriptional regulator, which encodes MSPLDPHPDDIHTSPGDVDEELAHAPSLGETLIVDPRAMVKLHKCRLVVTSGPDAGRSRVSDKERLRCGAHPGNDLVLVEDRTASRHHFEVQHTERGYLLVDLHSTNGTFLDGRRIERAYLSAGSQIRAGSSIITFAPLDEEVAVEPDRDGELCGMVGQSAKMRSVFGLIRKIAPMDVPVIIQGETGTGKELVARAIHELSGRKKESMVVLDCGAIPPNLIESELFGHEKGSFTGAVSSRPGAFERAQGGTIFLDELGELRLDLQPKLLRALENREVRRVGGNDVIQVDCRVIAATNRDLVKEIAAGNFREDLYFRLSVINIQLPPLRQRRDDISLILKRALEEPEVVDKHGRKRFSAEALGLLMAYSWPGNIRELTNVLSHVLTFSEGEEVLATHLPPRVRGQAREGPLPFNEHLSFKDAKEHLLENFEREYVTSVLSRCEGNLSRAARESGLHRKSIERLVKKYQLDTKGMKPR
- the ileS gene encoding isoleucine--tRNA ligase, with the translated sequence MSDAPEEKDYKDSVNLPRTDFPMKGNLAQLEPRMLGWWAEQDVWGRILQKNTGAEPFVLPDGPPYANGHLHAGHALNKVLKDIVVKFRNMTGRHCDFIPGWDTHGLPIEQAVEKRLKEKKIDKRTLSKDAFLEHCRAYALEFVEIQKAEFQRLGVFGSWNAPYKTLDFSYEAQEIRELATFARRGMLYRRKKPVYWCLTDQTALAEAEVEYAEHTSPSVYVAFRADPSLADRVPSLEGREVSFVIWTTTPWTLPANLAIAVNPSFEYVFYQLGERVLCVAKDLLPRVLAEVKADELAVKTVPLPGGDVSAAALVDPSRILAYARGEELEHVTYQHPFLERRGRVVLGEHVTLEAGTGLVHTAPGHGQEDYEVGLRYGLDIYNPVRPDGRYDDSVGEPLAGKRVFEANPLVIDLLVEKGALLNDKQDTVKHSYPHCWRCHNPVILSATYQWFIPLDRPLQGDTTYRQGVLDAVDRVRWVPAWGHSRIRGMLEGRPDWCISRQRSWGVPIPIAYCEGCEAAVVSPELMHAVADAVEKEGAGVWYRTPVKDFLGADFRCPSCGKGEFRRETDILDVWFDSACMFSAVLERRQRIPADLFLEGSDQHRGWFHSSLLVSVGTRDVAPYKACLTHGFVVDGKGEKMSKSLGNTVAPEKIIQQHGAEVLRLWVAASDYRNDVRLSEQILKGLSEGYRKIRNTVRYALSNLYDFDPARDAVAASALSPLDQWARGRLAEVVARVRKAYEDYEFHLVYATVVDFCAGDLSAVYFDILKDRLYTSRTDGPARRGAQTVLHEVASVLLRLLAPVMSFTAEEAWQVLPGRTAPSVFLADFPVAEASLDAALAERYGKLLAVRSAVQGVLEAARRDKRIGASLEARVVLTAEGSARALLQASLAELPSLFITSQVELEDAPAEGATALELTQALGEGARVTARVLPAHGRKCPRCWTYSEAVGTAGEVCLKCQDALGPVAPARA